The following proteins are co-located in the Gossypium hirsutum isolate 1008001.06 chromosome A02, Gossypium_hirsutum_v2.1, whole genome shotgun sequence genome:
- the LOC107927321 gene encoding uncharacterized protein: MRAPSLLAQCLPGLVPQDRGSQSMSTISERDVHLSSPAVEILPSKTAHPYKYAGDNVDLQGLNVFKGRISVADIIGFTGSETILSKPEGFLKSWDSSIDLVNILKHEIRDGQLSFRGKRVLELGCGYGLPGIFACLKGACTMHFQDLSAETIRCATIPNVLANLEQARDRQSRQPESPLTPSRQTLAPTVRFYAGDWEELPSVLSVVRNDVSEMTPGLSFSFSEEDFLDGCSSQDGSILAQELSLRRSRRLSRSRAWERASETDQGEGGYDVILMTEIPYPMSSLKKLYALIKKCLRPPYGVVYLATKKNYVGFNTAARHLRSLVDEEGIFGAHLIKEVSDRDIWKFFLK, from the exons ATGCGTGCACCGTCACTTCTTGCACAATGCTTGCCGGGTTTAGTGCCTCAAGACCGAGGAAGCCAAAGCATGTCTACTATATCAGAGAGAGATGTCCATCTCTCGTCCCCGGCCGTGGAGATTCTCCCCTCAAAG ACAGCTCATCCTTATAAGTATGCTGGGGATAATGTAGACCTGCAAGGACTCAATGTGTTCAAG GGAAGAATTAGTGTTGCTGATATTATTGGTTTCACCGGTTCCGAAACGATATTGTCAAAACCTGAGG GGTTTCTGAAATCTTGGGACAGCTCTATCGATCTTGTTAACATCCTTAAGCATGAGATTCGTGATGGACAATTGAGCTTTAGAGGGAAAAGGGTGCTTGAG TTGGGTTGTGGCTATGGACTTCCCGGGATTTTTGCTTGTTTGAAG GGTGCTTGTACAATGCACTTTCAAGACCTCAGTGCAGAGACTATTCGTTGTGCTACCATACCCAATGTTCTTGCAAACCTTGAGCAAGCCAGGGACAGGCAAAGCCGACAGCCGGAGAGTCCTTTGACTCCATCTAGACAAACTCTTGCCCCAACGGTGCGCTTCTATGCTGGGGATTGGGAAGAACTCCCCTCTGTATTATCCGTTGTTCGAAATGATGTATCTGAAATGACTCCAGGATTGAGCTTTAGCTTCTCCGAGGAGGATTTCTTGGATGGATGCAGCAGCCAAGATGGTAGCATTTTAGCACAAGAACTTTCGTTGAGGAGATCGAGAAGACTTTCAAGAAGTCGTGCATGGGAAAGAGCTAGTGAAACAGATCAAGGAGAAGGCGGTTATGATGTTATTTTGATGACTGAAATTCCATACCCAATGTCATCATTGAAGAAATTATACGCACTGATTAAGAAG TGTCTGAGGCCACCGTACGGAGTAGTATACTTAGCAACAAAGAAGAACTATGTCGGCTTCAACACGGCAGCGAGACATCTCAGAAGCCTAGTCGATGAAGAAGGCATTTTCGGAGCACATTTGATCAAAGAAGTGAGTGATAGAGATATCTGGAAGTTTTTTCTCAAGTGA
- the LOC107927326 gene encoding gamma-secretase subunit APH1-like, producing the protein MTVAAGIGYALVALGPSLSLFIAVISKKPFLILTLLSSTLVWLISLIILSGIWRAFLPLNSTTWWPFAILIFTSIAFQEGLRLLFWKVYKRLEDILDAFADRVSKPRLYLTDKMQIALAGGLGHGVAHAVFFCLSLLTPAFGPATYFVDRCSQIPFFLVSAIIALAFVTVHTFSMVIAFNGYAEGNKVDQLFVPSVHLAAGMMTLINFAYGGCVIGIPLLFLMATLTVMHCGSMVWRRLSENQTQVNS; encoded by the exons ATGACGGTAGCGGCTGGGATCGGGTACGCTTTGGTAGCGTTAGGACCGTCTCTCTCCCTTTTCATCGCCGTTATCTCCAAAAAGCCCTTCTTGATCCTCACTCTCCTCTCCAG TACATTGGTTTGGCTTATAAGTTTGATAATATTATCTGGAATTTGGAGAGCTTTCCTTCCTTTGAATTCAACAACATGGTGGCCTTTTGCAATACTTATATTCACATCAATTGCTTTTCAAGAAGGTCTTCGCCTTCTTTTCTGGAAAGTTTATAA GAGGTTAGAAGACATATTGGATGCTTTTGCTGATAGGGTCTCAAAGCCACGCTTGTATCTAACTGATAAGATGCAAATTGCTCTTG CTGGTGGGTTAGGTCACGGTGTGGCACATGCAGTATTCTTTTGTCTTAGCCTCTTAACACCAGCATTTGGTCCAGCAACTTATTTTGTTGATAGGTGTTCACAGATACCATTTTTCCTTGTTTCTG CAATCATTGCTCTCGCGTTCGTAACGGTCCACACTTTCTCAATGGTTATTGCTTTTAATGGCTATGCTGAAGGGAATAAAGTGGACCAACTCTTTGTTCCCTCGGTTCATCTTGCTGCTGGAATGATG ACTTTGATAAATTTTGCATACGGTGGCTGCGTTATCGGGATTCCTCTTCTCTTCTTAATGGCAACCTTGACCGTGATGCACTGCGGGAGTATGGTTTGGAGAAGATTAAGTGAAAACCAAACACAGGTTAATTCATAA